The nucleotide sequence GTTTCATTATTCCGGTAGATCATTTTAGGGAATCTTGCCAGCGGCACTACCGCATTACAAAAGCGGCTGTATTCCGGGCCGGTAACATAGCCTTTTTCTTCCCAGAAGGGACTCAGCACGCCCACCAGGGCCGTACCCTGACCGGGAAAATCGTGCAGGTCGAGGAGCTGGAAACCTGCAAAACCCGGCGTACGCAGCGCGGCTTCTATATCGGCTTTGTAACAAAGCGTCTGCAGCTTGCCGGAAGCCAGCAGGAAACTGTCTGCCAGCCGCAGCATACCGTTGTGCTGGAGCTTTTCCCGGAAGATCTCAAAGTTCTTTGCCTTCAATACACCGGTGTATTTTTTTATTTCCTTAAAATCAGGATACACGCACCACTGGCCTATTTCATGACTTACCGTAGGCTGTTTCCATTTGGAGATGATGGAAGCCCAGTCGTAATCGCTTCGGGGTGGCTGACCGTTGATAATACTTTTCAATCCCTGACCCCAGCCCTGTATCCGCGGGTCGGGCGTATTGTTATAATCGCTTTCCGGTACCACAGGCCATCCGGCACCGGTGGTGTACAGGCGGCGACTGTCCTTTTGCTGCCAGTATTTTACAAAACTGACCAGGTAGTTCTTCATATTCGGACCGCCGGGTTCATTGCCGTACAGCATCATCACAAAGGAAGGATGATTGCCATAGCGTTTAACCACGCGGTTGCTTTCGTCATAGATCCAGGCATCGATGGGATCACCGCTGCCGATCCTGGAGTCCTGGTTCGCCCAGGAAGAACATTCCACCTGTAAATAAAAGCCCAGCTGATCGGCGGCTTCAAACGCGGCCTCCGGCGGCGTCCAGGAATGAAAGCGGATATGGTTGAGCCCGAAAGAACGGGCCTTTTTTAAAATGCGCAGCCAGGAGGCCACATCCGTGGGCGGATAACCGGTGAGCGGGAAAATGGCGCATTCCAGCGTACCGCGTAAAAAAGTGGTGCGACCGTTGATGGCAAACTGTGTTCCCTTTGCGGTAAAAGCACGCATGCCAAAGCTGATCTGGCGTGCATCATTGCCGGAGGGTGTGTGTAACGTGAGTTGCAGGGTGTACAGGTTGGGATGGAACTCATCCCACAGCAACGGTTGCTGTCCCATCGGGTATACCAGCTCCACCCTTGTGGTATCTTTATCAACAGACAGCTGTTTTGTCAGTGGTTTTAATTTTTCTGCTTTGGTATCCTGCGCACCGGTCAGTGCTTCCAGCGTTGCCGTTGCAGGTTTACCACCGGGGTTTACCAGCACTGCTTTTATGGTTACCTGTTTCTTACCAATATCGGGATACAGCTGTACATCTTCGATAAAGATCCGTGGCCTTGCGGTCAGCTCAAGCCGGCCCACCATTCCATTCCAGTTGCTTTGCGTATGATCAGAGATGCTGTGCGAATTCTCGCCCACATTAAAGTCCTTTACCCGGTTATCTACCCGTATAGTGAGCTGGTGTGTGCCGGGTCTCAGCACTTCCGGCAATGAAAATACATGCGGGGTACCCAGGCTGTTTTGCATGCCCACTTCCTTATCATCCACCCATACCATGGTTTCCCAGTGACTGCGTTCGATAAACAGCTCCACTTCCTTTCCCGACCAGGACGCGGGGATCGTCACCGTTCTTTGATACCAGGCGGCACCTTTGTAATACTTGACCGGCTGCAGCCAGAAGGGGATTTTTATATTGCCCGGCACCCGGTAAGGTGCATACTCACTTTTTTTGAACCAGGAGGAGTCGGCGATGCCGCCCGTCCAGGGGGTATTCAGATCTACCTCATTACCCTTGCCATTCGTGGTCATGGAACCGGGCAGCCGTACCTGATCCTTCAGCTTGCTGCTGAACCATTTTTCTGCTACACCTTTGTCCTGCGGATCAGCAGCGAACTGCCATTCACCGGAAAGGTCGATCCTGTTATTACCGCCCGTCTGGGCAAAGGCTTTTGTCACAAAAGAAAAGGCCGAAAGGAAAAAAATAAACTGAACATACCGTCTCATATCATTCTCTTTTTTACACTTTAATAGTTTATAACAGCGGCAGCAACGTCTCGTGTTCGGAACGCAACCGCCTGCGGCAAGATCCGAAACTGCTCCCATTTAAAAAATAGTCCCGCTGCTGAAAAAGATAGCTTTTATTCTGATCTGCTGTTTTAATACCCCGGGTTCTGATGGCCCTGCAATTTGGGATTCTTATCGATCACCGTTTGGGGGATGGGGAACAAATAATTTTTGGAAGCATAGAATTTCCGGTCGCCACCCCTTGCCGCGATGGTGGTATAGCTGAGCACACTGCCGGTTTTGGTAATGGAAACGCCGTGCAGCGGCCGGTTGATGTTCACTTCAGCTATCTTCCAGCGGATAAGGTCCCAGTAACGTTTGTCTTCAAAAGCCAGTTCCACCCTGCGTTCCCGCCGGATGGCTGTACGCATCTGGTCCTTGCTTAACCCTGCCGGGAGGTTGGACAATCCCGATCTGGTTCTTACCCGGTTAACCGCATCGTATACAGAAGCATCCGCACCGGCCAGTTCGTTCTGCGCTTCCGCATAATTCAATAATACTTCTGCAAAGCGGAAGAGGATATAGTTCTGATAACTGGTATAGCCATCCCAGCTGGCAGCACCCAGGACAAGGTTGGAAGCAAGGCGCTTGCGCAGGTAGTAACCCGTTTGTCCGGCATCGTCCCTGTCGGTAAGATCTATTTCATTTTTACTTCCCACCCCCTTCCGGGTATAGATAGTATCGTTATAAAAATAAGAGCCGTCGTATACAATGGATTGGTAAAACCGTTTCTCCCGGTTCTCATAGGGCTTTTGCGGGTTGTAGCCGGATGTCGGATCCGTGATCACCTTACCATTGGCCATGGCATATTCATCCACCAGCTCCTGTGTAGGATTCACGCCGCCCCAGCTGGTCTCTGCCCCGCCTTTTGTAAACGTAGGCCCTGCCACACCATCGATACGGCCGCCCTTGCCGGATCCGGGAGGATTGTATTCGCGGTATAGGATGGCTTCTTTACTTTCAGCGCCTTTTGTAAGGAATAGTGCGGCGTAATCCGGATCCAGCTGGTATTCCAGCTCATCCATGATCTTTTTATTACTGGCGACGGCAGCGGCATAGTTGCCGGCAAACAGTTCGCACCACCCTTTTAATACCCAGGCAGCCCCCTTCCCCATCCTGCCGGAGGAGGGCATGGCCGGCAGATCGGCAGCCACTTCATCCAGTTCTTTTGTAATGAACTGGTAGGTTTCATCTGCCGTATTCCTCGGACGAAATATGGCATCTCCCTGTGTTTCGGCGTCCAGCACATCCGTGATCACCGGCACACCGCCGTAGGCCATCCACAGCAGGTGATAAAAATAAGCGCGTAGCACCCGCGCTTCCGCCAGTTTGGGCTTTTTAAAATCATCGGGCAATGTTGCAGCGGCGGTTACATTTTTGATGAATACATTGCATTTCCGGATCTTGGTGTACAGCGAGGTCCAGTCGAGCAGGCTGCTGACATCCCCTGAAAAGCCCGTCACTACCGGCGATTGCAGGCTCTGCTGCATGGTGGTGCGTGAATTGGGCCAGGCAAAACCACAGATGGAATTATCCGACCAGTTCTCAATCGGATCATACCAGTTATTGCCATCCGGCAGCCCGGTGTATACGTCATTTAAAAACAGATCAGCCGATCCCGGATCGGTCCACACGGTTTCATCCGTAAGCCGGTCCCGGGGATCCACGTCCAGCACCTTATCGCTACAGGATTGCGCCAGTATTATAAAAACGGGCAGGATATATATCAGCTTTATAGAAGAAATAGATTTCATGATGTGCATCGGTTTAGGTTAAAAAGTTACGTTCAAACCAACAGTGATCACCCGCTGCTGGGGATAGAATTGCCCCTGCTGCTGGCTGGCTTCCGGATCAAAGTCTTTCATTTCCTTTGTCCAGGTCACCAGGTTTTGCCCGGAAAGGTATACCCGTATGTTCTGCAACCGGATACGCTGCATGATATGCGGCGGGAGGGTGTAACCTACTTCGGCCGATTTCAGCCGCAGGTAATTTACCTTCCGCAGCCACCAGTCAGATACCTGGCTGGTGTTCTGGCTGGGTACGGACAACACCCGGGGATAACGTGCATCGGGGTTTTCCGGTGTCCAGTAATCGAGTGAAGCTGCAAGCGCCGAGCCGCTGTTGTAGAACGGCCATGCCGCCTGCTGATCCAGGTAAAAACTTCCGGCACCGGCACCCTGGAACAGTACGTTCAGGTCAAACCCCTTATAAGTGACCGAGGGCGAAAAGCCATAGATCAGCTGGGGTGTGGGTGTATTGCCCATGGCTTTCTGATCATTGGCGTCGATCTTATTATCGCCGTTTACATCTTCATACCGTATATCGCCCGGTCGCAGCGTGCCGAACTGCGCCACGGGGTATTCGGACGGATCAATGATACCATCGCCGTTCTTATCATCGCTTTGCTGAAACAGGCCGAGGGCATGGTATCCGAAATAGGTATTGATCGGCCGGCCGGTCTGTCTTCGGTTTGGATTGTCATAAGTGGCCGGCAGCTCGTAGATCTGTACGTATTTATTTTTTGCATAGGTAATATTCGCATTCAGCCCGATCCGGAGATCCTTGTTGACCGCATAAACAGAACCCATGCTCATATCAAACCCATGATTGCTTACCGCGGCGGAGTTCGTCTGTGGCAGGCCGATCCCGTATTCTGCCGGTACCTTGTTCTGGTTGGCGATCAGTATATCGTTCCGTTTCTCCGTAAAATAATCCGCCTCGATGCTGAACAATCCTTTCAGCACCGACAGCTCAAAACCGATATTGGTCTTCTTTGCTTTTTCCCAGGTGATATTAGGGTTGGCAGGAGATGTCTCCCGTAATCCCTGTGTGCTGATCGTACCAAACACGGCATTATTGCCCAGCAGCTGGTAAGCGCTTAAATACTGGAAGGGTGCCAGCTCCGTGCCGATATAAGGCAGGGCACCGCTTTCACCATAAGAACCACGGATCTTTAAATTATCCAGCCAGGTAATGCCTTTCATAAATCCTTCTTCCGACAGGCGCCATCCGGCAGAGAAGGCCGGGAACAACTGGTAACGCTGGCCGGGTGCAAAAACAAAATGCCCGTCGTACCGGCCTGAAGCTTCAAACAGGTATTTGTTATCGTAAGCGTAAGTAGCCCTGAAGATCATACCGCGTTGTTTTGTTTCGCTGGACATGCCGCTGTTGGAGATATCATTGGCATTGGAGCTGCCGTTGTTCAGCTCGGGAATGGGCACATTATAATTCACGCGCTGTGCGCCTACATTGGTGAACTTTGCGTTGCGGGCTTCCAGTACCAGCGTGGCGCCTACATTACTTTTGCCAAAACTGTTGTTGTAGGTAAGGTACCCCTGATACGTAAAGGATTGCACCTGCGAAGAGAATACATTAAAAGAAGGTTTCTGCGGACCATCAGACCCCACTTTGGTAATGGTATAGGGCGAGGTGGTAGTATCCGTGATTGCATAATAAGGAATGGGTGTGGCCCAGGTCTTTACCGTGCGGCCATCCGGGTCGTTGAAGTCGTAGCTGAACACCACTTTTGCCGTCAGTCCTTTCAACGGCAGTTTCTGTTCCAGGCTCACCTGGGTCAGCATGATCTGGCGCAGGTCCTTGGCATAGCCGCTTTCATATACGTTGCCATAGGCAGAGCGGCCTATATAAGACCCCCAGAGACCATTGCTGAACAATACGGGTGCTACGGGCGGCGTGCGGTACAGCTGGTAAAAGATACTTGAAGCGGAAACCGCCGGGAACTGCCGGTCCTCCACCCGGCCATTGAGCGATATGCCCATCTTGGTAGTATTGGTCACCTGCATGTCGATATTGGAAGTAAGGTTATAGCGTTTAAAATTGGTGGTGCCCCACATACCATCCTGTGTGAGATAACCCAATGCACCGAAGTATTTTATTTTTTCACTTCCTCCGGATATGGACACATTATGGCCCATCATCGGTGCATTCTTATTGATAAGTGTATGCAGCGGATCATTGACCGGGTACAGGTCCGGATCGGAACCATCTTTGAATTTCTGCAATGCATAGGGGCCGTAAACCGGCGCTGCGCCTTCATTTTCAGCGGCGGCATTCCGCATCACCGCATAATCATAAGAGTTCACCATACGCGGTAATTGCGTGGGATTCTGCCAGCCGTAATAGCCGTTATAGGTCATCTGTGCCTTGCCGCTGGTGCCGCGTTTGGTGGTCACCAGTATCACCCCGTTGGCACCGGCCACCCCGTAGGGTGCAACGGCGGCCGCATCCTTTAATATGGTGAAACTGGCCACGCTGTTGGGATCCAGCTGCTGGAAACTGCGCGGCACCCCGTCTACAATAACCAGCGGTGCGGTATTACCGGTGGTGCTGAAACCGCGTATCAGTATCGACGCGCCATCATAACCCGGCTCCCCGCTGCCCTGTTTAAAGATCACGCCGGGTACGCGCCCTCCCAGGGCATTGGCAAGGTTGGCTACCGGCAGGGCGGCGATCTCCTCTCCTTTTACAGAAGATACGGCTGCGGTGAGCGAGGTCCTTCGCTGCGTGCCATAACCGATCACCACGACCTCATCCAGTTTTTTATCCCCGGTTAAAAGGGTAATCGTAAGTTGACTGCGATCACCCACGGCTACTTCCTGAGGCGCATAGCTTACATGGTTCACAGAAAGCGTTGCATTTCCATCCGGTACAGTGATACGGAACTTCCCGGTAGTATCCGTTATCACGGCCTGGCTGCTACCTTTTACCTCAACTGTAGCATTGGCAACCGGCTGGCCTTCGCTGTTGACGACGGCACCGCTAATTGTTCTGGAAGTTTGCGAAAATGCAGGAAAGTACATCAGTAATAATAACAGGCTCAACCATTTCAGAGGGGGCCTGAATGAGCAACAAGAGGGCACGGCAATACTGTTTCTCATGATGGCGATTTGATTTCGTTTAAATAAAGTGGCTAAGCAAATCTAATCGTATTTAAAGGCCATTAAAATGGATACTTTCCCGAAAAGATGGAGGATATTATGATTGCCGCGATACACTGCCCGTATTTTTTTTCCGCCTGTAGGTCCGTCAATGTCAGGCCCTGCACCATCCTGCTTCAATAAGAATGCTCCCTGCCGGGTATCCCGGACATGGATATTATTTCTTTTTTTAATTTTTCGCGGCTTTAATTATCTTGCAGTCAATAATTGTCTTATGAAGAAAAACATCCTTATCATTACCGGCCTCCTGAGCCTGACGCCTGCAGTATTGCAAGCACAGCATGTTGAAAAATATTTTGACCTGCACTGAAAAGAAACCCAGCCTGCCAAAGCCCGTTATTATACCGATATCCGGAAAACGGATTCGGGGTGGCTGCGCAAGGATTATTTCATCCAGGAAAAACACCTGCAAATGACCGGACTGTATAGCGACGAAGCGAACAAGATCAAGAATGGCAGGTTTCATTATTATCATCCCAATGGTATCATCCGGAGTACCGGAACATATCATGACAATAAAAAAACGGGCCTGTGGCTGCAGTATCACAACAACGGGATGCTGGCGGATTCTACATTTTACAAAGAAGACAAGCAACAGGGACTGAGTAAAAACTGGTCCCCGGACGGTTATATAACCGACTCCACTTTTTTCCGGGCCGATGGCAGCGGAGTACAGGTGGCCTGGTTCACCAACGGCAGTCCCTCCATCGCCGGTTTGTATGGACCGGGGCAACAAAAAACAGGAAAATGGAAGTATTACCACCGGAACGGCAAGCCCAGCTCGGAAGAATATTATAAAAACGACAAACTGATTGACAAAAGATTTTTTAATGAAGACGGAACGGCTAAAGCGGACACCACCAATCCAGAAAAGAACGCGAGCTTCCCCGGCGGTCAGGAGGCCTGGAGGAAATACCTTCTAAAGAATCTTTATTTTCCTTCCCAGTACAAACTGCAAAACGCAGATCAGGCCACAGTGGTTGTTTCTTTTATTATAGATGAGTCAGGAAAAGTGGCAGAAGCGTACGTAAGTGATCCCTTCCATCCGGCCTTTGATGCCATTGCGCTCCGGCTCATTCAGAAATCACCGGATTGGATACCGGCTATTGATCAGCATAACCGGCATGTAAAAGCATACAGAAAACAGCCGGTCTCTTTCGTACAATAACCCTTGACTATGTCGGCACTACGTTTTCTTCTAATTATTATTTTGCTTGGCAAAGCTACTACAGGCCCTGCCCAAAATCTCTTTCAGTCAATTTCCTTTTCAACGGCATTGGGAAAAGCGGCCCGGGAAAACAAACTGATCCTGCTGTATTATGAATCGGATCAATGTGAGGCCTGCAATACCAATCTGGATAAGGCCTTCTCCTCAAAGACACTCTATCAAAAAATAAAAAACGCATTCATACCGGTTAAGATCAGCGCTAACAGCAAAGACCGGATGTACATCCGGCAGCTCTATGATATTACGGGGCATATGGGCCTCTTTTTTATCGACAGTACAAAGGAGCTCGTCTATTCCAACCCGCAGCGGAAAGAACCAGGGGCGAACCTCGATGCCCTGCTGGACGAAGCGCTGAAGCACGCCGCAAGCAGGAAGACCCTTGCAGAAAAGGAACGGCGTTATTTTAAAAGCAATACCAGGAACCGGGACGACCTGGAAGCGCTGATAATAGCAAAGAGCCGGCTGGACCAGCCTACCGGGCTTCTGCTGGTGGAATACCTTCATCTCATACCTAAAGATTCTGTAAACACCCTCCGCACCATCCAGTTTGTGGCACGACAGGCACCCGTGCTGGGATCGGTGGCCGACCAGACCATCCGGAAAAGCTCCCGCTTCGATACGGCCTGGTACGATATGCCGCTTCCGGAACGGATTGCGATCAACAAAAAGATCTTTAAAAAATCGACCCGGATCGCCGCTGATAATGCCGATGAACCGCATGCCCGAAGCATTGCAGCATTTGCCGCACAGACCTATGACAACGAGCAGGGAAAGCAATATATACGGGATGTGGTAATGATGAGCTATTACCAGCAAACAAAAAATCCGGAAAAATTTATGGCGATCGCTGTTGATTTTTATGACCGGTATGCCAGTTCCATTCCACCTGTGGCGGGAGCCGCAACAACCGATATAACGGATACAACAGACCTTCCGGACGCACTTAAGAATATAAAGACCGCTACCGTCGTCAATGCGATACCGTCTACCTTTGCATATTATCTTTACACCACCGCCTATTATTTTTACCGTAACGATACGCAGAACAGGTACCTGGAGCATTCCCTGGCCTGGACCAAAAAAGCGCTGGACCTGTACCCGCATTACAATATCCTGCACCTTTATGCGCTTTTTCTTTACAAAACAGGAAGGAAAAACGACGCGATTGCTTATGCCACGCGCGCGATAGAAAAAAGCACACGGGAAGGATATCCGAAAGAGGAATGGAAAAAAGAACGGGAAAAAATGCGGAAAGGGCTGCCTCTTGAATAATTAACGGCTTCCCTGCCAGATAAACGGATATACCTGGTTTGCATTAATTTATTGTATAATTTCAACAGAAAATCCGAGATACGCTTTGAGACGGGCTTTACACGATTATTCAACCGCTCATTTCATGAGCTCAAACAGAAAAACTGCAATATGAAAAAAATCTTCTTATCGGTGTTTATATCAACGGCATTTAGCCTCCCTGCTATTGATGCCTTATCCCAGAATACAGACTTTAACCTTATTTCGCAAATTCCTAAAGACACGACCTTGACCTTTAGTCTTGACTATAAAATTTCCAGACCAAGACTTATTTATCCTGACTGGGATCACGATTTTGATCGCTTTTACAGCTTTCTGACACCGGCGCTTCGTAAAACACAGGCAGCGCTAAGTCATAATGACAAAGGCATTATCACAACGATAACACCAAATTCAATTATACCTCATGCACAACTCGATACCCTTACAATAGTGAATGATGTACAAAAACTAATCGGGACCTGGAGAATGGTTAGCTTCCGCTCCGTAAGATATAATGATTCAGTATATCTTCCCACAAAAACATACTACCGGCTCGACGATGTTCTCCTGGCAGAAAAAAGTAAAGACGAAGCTTTTGCTGTTTTCACAAACAATAATTTTACCATATATGCAAAAGAAGCAGGTCATACTAAATTCAAGAAGGTAATGTCAGCAAAATATGTCATAGAAAACAAACGGTTTATAATGGCGTATAAGCTGATAAAGGCAGGTGCAGGAGTTTCACAATTTGGAATTGATGAAAAAGGGTTTTTGATCTTGAATTATCCTGCGGTAATTGAAAAAATAAAAAAGGGGGAATACTTCTCGTATTACGCGGTGATAAAACAATACATTTTTCAAAAAGTAAACTAAGAAAAAACTACATGGGGCAGCGGGTGTAAGGTCGCTAAAAAAATAATGAAAAACTATTTTCTGCTGAACTATTCACGTCCGTTGAGAAGAAAACGGGAAAAGCCTTAGAGGCAGCACTAAATCTTATAACGCCACTTAGTAAGTTTCAATAGCTGAAATTTCCGTTCGGATATAGAAGGCATTAAATTCATAACCAGGTGTTCCGGCATTCGTATGCTCTACCAAAATTGGCTTGCCACTGAAAACCACATCCGTCCCTTTTTTCAGTTTACTTAATTTTTTATAAACGGCGCCGTTCTTTGGGATCGGCTCCCAATCTACAAATGAGAAAAAATCCTGATATCCTGAATCGAAAGTATTCTGAATACCGATCCGCATCATAACAGTATCTTTAGGATACGATTCCACCTCATCTAAATCCAATAGTGTAAGCAGGCCCGTCCACTTCTCAATCGTATCGATCGCCCTTATTTTCTGCGTATATGCTGACTTGAGCGCTTTGATTCTTTGTTCGTTCTTGCTGTTTAACTGGGCCTGGCGATTAAAATCCTTTGTTAGTTTCAATAAAATTTCCTGCGCCGGTTTTTTATCGGGTTTCCGGCCACAAAAAGAAATCGATAATAATAAAAACGGGAAGAGAATAAATACAAATCCTTTATTTTTCATATTCAGGTTTATAGTTTCATACTTTGCTCAGAAAGCGAATATAATATAATACTGATAGACCGGGAAATTATCCCCACCGGACTTTGTATTATTAAAGCTGCCCGGATCTTATCGGCAATCTTTGGTCTGTAAACTTCAGAAAGCCGGTTAATAAACATTGTATTAATGTTATTCACCCGAAGCTCCGATGCCGCAATTCCGTCTGATTCGTCGCCTTTTCAAACAGCATCTTTGTGCAATTGCACTTCCGCTACCGCAACTGTATTAACAAAGACGCGGGTTGCAGGCCTTCTGAAATAGCTTTAACGGTAAGAATGCCTTTTTTATTGACTCCTTTTACGATCACCAGGGCACAGCCACTCAATGCCTTTCTTTTCTTTGAAGGGAACGCCACTAAATCTGAAGGATCGCCGTTATCCGTTGCTACCACTTCACCAGGCCCCGACACTTCGAACTGAATGGTATTGTCTGCATAGGGCACGCTGTTGCCCTGATCATCCAGTACAGTAACCGTAATAAATGAAAGATCGTTCCCATCATCCTTAATGTTACTCCGGTCAGCTTTTAACTGCAATTGAGCCGCTTTACCGGCTGTCTTCACCACATCCGTGGCCCATTGCTTTCCGTTCTTATACGTTATTACTTTGAGCTCCCCGGGCTTATATACGACACCATCCCATCGCAGGCGATATTCATAATCTGCTTTCTTTTTTCTGCCTAATGATTTTCCATTCAGAAACAATTCGGCTTCATCACCCGACGTAAATACATGAACCGGTGTTATTTTTCCGACACGATCAGGCCAGGTCCAATGTGGCAGAATGTGTGCCATTGGCAATTCCGGCTTCCATCTTGACTGATAAAGATAGAAGCGGTCTTTCTTAAAGCCGGCCAGATCAATAATACCGGAATAAGAACTCCTCGCCGAATAATAAGGTGTTGGTTCCCCCAGGTAATCCCAGCCGCTCCATACAAATTCACCGGCCACATATGGATTGTGATCCTGTGCCGCAAAGACCTTATCAGCTGAGGAACCAAACTGAGCCGTATACAATTCATAGGCGCTTACAAACTGACTGACGGGGTTCCCTCCGGAAGTGTCACTTACCGGCGCGCTTATACTCATTGTTACAGGAAAAACATACGTGCCCCGGGTACTTAATGCAGAAGCCGTTTCACTGCTTACAATGAGCTTACCCGGAAACTTTTCATGAAAAGCCGGATATAAAGGAGAGGTACGTATGCCTTTTAAATGCGCATAAGCATCCGCATCCCTTATGCCCTCCCCCTGGTAGTTAAGACTGATAAAGTCCGTCATCTGGGCAAATGGCATATCCGGTTTGGCATAGTTCATCGATGCAGCGGCAGGCCTTGTAGGGTCTTCATCTTTCACAATGTCGTGCAGCTTACGGGCTATAACAGCGCCTTCTGCTCCTGTGTATTGCTCCCCTACTTCGTTACCAAAACTCCATGCAATTACCGAGGGATGATTTTTATCGCGGCGTACGAAAGACCTTGCATCTGCTTCGTACCAGTCGGAGAAGATCAAATGAAAATCCAATGGTGTTTTACCTTTTTCCCAGCAGTCATACACTTCGTTAATTACCAGAAAACCCATTCGGTCTGTAAGATCCAGCAACTCCGGCGCCGGCGGGTTGTGCGCCAGGCGTATGGCATTACAGCCCATTTCCTGCAATATCTCCAATTGCCTTTCGGCTGCCCTTACATTGAAGGCCGCACCCAAAGCACCCAGGTCATGATGCTGATTAACGCCCCTTATGCGCACAGGCGAGCCATTTACATAAACACCTTTTACCGGGTCAAATTTTATATCCCTGATACCG is from Niabella beijingensis and encodes:
- the galB gene encoding beta-galactosidase GalB, whose protein sequence is MKVFMTRSFLFFVFYFLLLQANSQLKDLNGSSPRKRISINDGWRFMRFEKASDTLIYDERPEIFDRNDNKVADTRASESGYVATSQRALKKWILPAANDFIKDPAKHHKRPAGYPGRDFSFVQNNYDDKSWQPVNLPHDWAITGPFYKGDPVIVGGGMGRLPIQGVAWYRRKITLDKGDVGKVIYLDIDGAMSYAMVWCNGILVGGWPYGYNSFRLDLTPYLKPGKDNQLAIRLDNPANSSRWYPGAGLYRNVWITKTDPVHVAQWGTFIKTREVSSSSAIIDLSVQIRNASTKTQHVQAVTEIFLLDTLLENTGKKVAVFARAAANIDAGGKGTIEASVTIDNPLLWGPSPQQKPNMYVAVTRLYVNGKPSDAYKTPFGIRDIKFDPVKGVYVNGSPVRIRGVNQHHDLGALGAAFNVRAAERQLEILQEMGCNAIRLAHNPPAPELLDLTDRMGFLVINEVYDCWEKGKTPLDFHLIFSDWYEADARSFVRRDKNHPSVIAWSFGNEVGEQYTGAEGAVIARKLHDIVKDEDPTRPAAASMNYAKPDMPFAQMTDFISLNYQGEGIRDADAYAHLKGIRTSPLYPAFHEKFPGKLIVSSETASALSTRGTYVFPVTMSISAPVSDTSGGNPVSQFVSAYELYTAQFGSSADKVFAAQDHNPYVAGEFVWSGWDYLGEPTPYYSARSSYSGIIDLAGFKKDRFYLYQSRWKPELPMAHILPHWTWPDRVGKITPVHVFTSGDEAELFLNGKSLGRKKKADYEYRLRWDGVVYKPGELKVITYKNGKQWATDVVKTAGKAAQLQLKADRSNIKDDGNDLSFITVTVLDDQGNSVPYADNTIQFEVSGPGEVVATDNGDPSDLVAFPSKKRKALSGCALVIVKGVNKKGILTVKAISEGLQPASLLIQLR